Genomic window (Streptomyces liliiviolaceus):
GCACGCTGCACCACCTGGCGCATCTCTTCCAGTTCCGGCTCGACCAGCCACTCCCGCAGGGCGGCCAGCAGATCGGGGTTCGAGTGGACCGCCGTCCCCAGGGCGCGCATCAGAGAGGAGTTCTGCTCCATCTCGCAGTCGTCCTGGCGGGTCGTCATCGCGTGGAGGTCACCCCGCAGGGTGCCGGTGTCCACGACGGCGATGCCGACCGGTTTGTGGTGCCGGACCGACCTGGCGACCAGTTCGGCCTTGCCGCCCCACTGGCGGTAGAGCGTGGCCTTGCTGGACCGGGTGCGGGTCGCCACGGCGTCCATGGTCAGGGAGTCGTAACCGACCTCCCGGAGCAGGTCGAGGAC
Coding sequences:
- a CDS encoding TetR/AcrR family transcriptional regulator, with translation MAETATTRRSRLTPEREAELYEAVLDLLREVGYDSLTMDAVATRTRSSKATLYRQWGGKAELVARSVRHHKPVGIAVVDTGTLRGDLHAMTTRQDDCEMEQNSSLMRALGTAVHSNPDLLAALREWLVEPELEEMRQVVQRAVDRGEVRADNRAIDYVLHMIIGAVVARTMIDNEPPTQAFLSSYIDAVVVPALVA